One region of Streptomyces sp. CG4 genomic DNA includes:
- a CDS encoding thioesterase II family protein encodes MTHHPPTPWLRRPRPQPRPALRLLCLPHAGGSTALYRLWKDLLPPEVEPVLVCPPGREDRLDEPLPDGMPELVADLGRAVVPLLDRPWAVFGHSMGATVAHELVLWLLGRGHRAPEHLFVSAREAPQHHHGGTVHLLDDEALAAELIRLGGTAPELLAIPEVRQLVLPAVRGDYRLIETYAAEPAGPVPCPLTALTGASDTELTAEEAASWEKWTTSPFQLLTFPGGHFYLSERPYEVVDAVYRRLLTPA; translated from the coding sequence GTGACCCACCATCCTCCGACCCCCTGGCTGCGCCGCCCTCGCCCGCAGCCGCGCCCGGCGTTGCGCCTGCTGTGTCTGCCGCACGCCGGCGGCTCCACCGCCCTGTACCGGCTGTGGAAGGACCTGCTGCCGCCCGAGGTGGAACCCGTGCTGGTGTGTCCGCCCGGCCGCGAGGACCGATTGGACGAGCCGCTGCCCGACGGCATGCCGGAGCTGGTGGCGGACCTGGGGCGGGCCGTGGTTCCGTTGCTCGACCGGCCGTGGGCGGTGTTCGGGCACAGCATGGGCGCCACGGTGGCGCACGAGCTGGTCCTCTGGCTGCTCGGGCGAGGGCACCGCGCCCCCGAGCACCTCTTCGTCTCGGCGCGGGAGGCCCCGCAGCACCACCACGGCGGCACCGTGCACCTGCTCGACGACGAGGCGTTGGCTGCCGAGCTGATCCGGCTCGGCGGAACCGCCCCCGAACTGCTCGCGATTCCCGAGGTGCGGCAGCTCGTCCTGCCGGCGGTGCGGGGCGACTACCGGCTCATCGAGACCTACGCCGCCGAGCCGGCCGGGCCCGTTCCATGCCCGTTGACCGCACTGACCGGCGCCTCCGACACGGAGCTGACCGCCGAGGAGGCCGCGAGCTGGGAGAAGTGGACCACCAGTCCCTTCCAGCTGCTGACCTTCCCCGGCGGCCACTTCTACCTCTCCGAGCGGCCCTACGAGGTCGTCGACGCCGTGTACCGCAGGCTGCTCACGCCCGCTTGA
- a CDS encoding polysaccharide deacetylase family protein, with product MHSGTGWRRATVVAAVATLGACTAVPGLTSPNAAALSHGPARSGAGAPAPVVDCQVSRCVALTFDDGPTQYTAAVLDTLERQHTVATFFLIGPHALQYRKDVLRQQRDGDAIGDHTVTHPHLTRFTPARIDYELKTAAEQIASVTGHRPTLFRPPFGAWNAKVRAAAGAEGLSVVTWNVSPQDWKYHNPALIEQRVLARVRPGAIVVLHDRYATTPPAVPHIIHALKARGYVLVTVPEMFATTGGLQPGMVYHHGPWPRPR from the coding sequence ATGCATTCCGGAACAGGATGGCGACGCGCGACGGTGGTCGCAGCCGTGGCCACGCTGGGCGCGTGCACAGCCGTGCCGGGCCTGACATCACCGAACGCCGCTGCACTGTCCCACGGGCCCGCCCGGTCCGGCGCCGGAGCACCGGCTCCCGTCGTCGACTGCCAGGTCAGCAGGTGTGTCGCGCTGACCTTTGACGACGGACCGACCCAGTACACAGCGGCCGTACTCGACACACTCGAGCGCCAGCACACCGTGGCCACGTTCTTCCTGATCGGGCCACATGCTCTTCAGTACCGGAAGGATGTACTGAGACAGCAGCGGGACGGCGACGCGATCGGCGACCACACGGTCACCCATCCCCACCTCACCCGCTTCACACCCGCCCGGATCGACTACGAGCTGAAGACCGCGGCGGAGCAGATCGCCTCTGTCACAGGGCACCGGCCGACCCTGTTCAGACCGCCCTTCGGAGCGTGGAACGCCAAGGTGCGTGCGGCAGCCGGTGCGGAAGGTCTGTCGGTGGTCACGTGGAACGTCAGCCCCCAGGACTGGAAGTACCACAACCCCGCTCTCATCGAGCAGCGCGTGCTGGCCCGTGTGCGGCCCGGCGCGATCGTCGTCCTGCACGACCGGTACGCCACCACCCCACCAGCCGTGCCCCACATCATCCACGCGCTGAAGGCCCGCGGCTATGTCCTGGTCACCGTCCCCGAGATGTTCGCCACGACCGGCGGCTTGCAACCGGGCATGGTCTACCACCATGGGCCGTGGCCGCGCCCTCGGTAG
- a CDS encoding MFS transporter, translating into MNSQQEVTPEVRSARRWTTAVTALAAALMTLDITVVNVAMPEIGADLGASLDGLQWVVNAYTLSFAALLLTAGSVSDLIGRRRIFLAGVGVFTLASAACALAPNAGVLIASRAVQGAGGAMVLGTSLALISGVFEGAPARARTTAIGLFTAGGAVSAALGPLVGGSIVEWLNWPWLFAVNVPIGLLIIYGTVRKVPESRAAAGSRRIDYTGAVLAVLALFLLNYGLLAGAEDGWSEPRVLASLISGALLAGAFVVVQWRLGERAMLDLRLFAIPTFAGALLLSFAARIFSFGMLPFLTLWLGGMLHLTPMRIGLVLLAQSVAIVIGAPLSGLLAKRVPVAWVLALGMAVVGVGVLLTVGISPDDSWTALLPMLVMIGVGAGLTLPHLLALAVNVVPPSRAGTASGAANSFFPLGTATGVAVFGAVLSGKVGDVMSTAALGEHAVPGTAAGELRRLVTAGRFDAVAAAVPESARNPVLALARSAYTEALSRIFLIAGIAALVAAAASLVLVRDKDTYEPVEAGPESTVKRA; encoded by the coding sequence ATGAATTCACAACAGGAGGTGACCCCGGAGGTACGCAGCGCGCGGCGCTGGACGACCGCGGTCACGGCGCTCGCGGCAGCGTTGATGACCCTCGACATCACCGTCGTGAACGTGGCGATGCCCGAGATCGGCGCGGACCTGGGAGCCTCGCTGGACGGCCTGCAGTGGGTCGTCAACGCCTACACGCTGAGCTTCGCGGCGCTGCTGCTGACAGCGGGATCGGTGTCGGACCTGATCGGCCGCCGAAGGATCTTCCTGGCCGGCGTCGGCGTTTTCACGCTCGCCTCGGCAGCCTGCGCGCTCGCCCCGAACGCGGGCGTCCTGATCGCCTCCCGTGCGGTGCAGGGAGCGGGCGGCGCCATGGTGCTCGGCACCTCGCTGGCCCTCATCTCCGGCGTCTTCGAAGGTGCCCCTGCCAGGGCCCGGACCACGGCTATCGGGCTGTTCACGGCCGGCGGCGCCGTCTCGGCCGCACTCGGGCCACTGGTCGGCGGCTCGATCGTGGAGTGGCTGAACTGGCCCTGGCTGTTCGCGGTCAACGTGCCGATCGGCCTGCTGATCATCTACGGCACGGTGCGCAAGGTGCCCGAGAGCAGGGCCGCTGCCGGGTCGCGGCGGATCGACTACACGGGCGCGGTGCTGGCGGTCCTGGCCCTCTTTCTCCTCAACTACGGCCTGCTGGCGGGCGCGGAGGACGGTTGGTCCGAGCCGCGCGTGCTGGCCTCGCTGATCTCGGGTGCGCTGCTGGCCGGCGCCTTCGTGGTGGTGCAGTGGCGACTGGGCGAGCGGGCGATGCTGGACCTCCGGCTGTTCGCGATCCCGACCTTCGCGGGTGCGCTGCTGCTGAGTTTCGCCGCCCGGATCTTCAGCTTCGGCATGCTGCCGTTCCTGACTCTGTGGCTCGGCGGCATGCTGCACCTGACGCCGATGAGGATCGGACTCGTCCTCCTCGCGCAGTCGGTGGCCATCGTGATCGGGGCGCCGCTGAGCGGGCTGCTGGCCAAGCGGGTGCCGGTGGCGTGGGTGCTGGCGCTGGGCATGGCCGTGGTGGGTGTGGGCGTGCTGCTGACGGTGGGCATCTCCCCGGACGACAGCTGGACGGCGCTGCTTCCCATGCTGGTCATGATCGGCGTCGGTGCGGGCCTCACGCTCCCGCATCTGCTGGCGCTCGCCGTGAACGTCGTCCCGCCGTCCCGCGCCGGAACCGCGTCGGGTGCGGCGAACAGCTTCTTCCCGCTCGGTACGGCCACCGGTGTGGCCGTCTTCGGTGCCGTGCTGTCGGGCAAGGTGGGCGACGTGATGTCCACGGCCGCGCTGGGCGAGCACGCTGTTCCCGGCACGGCCGCCGGAGAGCTGCGGCGCCTGGTGACGGCGGGCCGGTTCGACGCGGTCGCCGCCGCCGTACCCGAATCGGCCCGGAATCCTGTCCTCGCCCTGGCCCGCAGCGCCTACACCGAGGCGCTGTCGCGGATATTCCTGATCGCGGGCATCGCGGCCCTGGTCGCGGCTGCGGCGAGCCTGGTACTCGTCCGGGACAAGGACACCTACGAGCCGGTCGAGGCCGGGCCGGAATCGACGGTCAAGCGGGCGTGA
- a CDS encoding DUF429 domain-containing protein, whose product MNVLGVDACGKQGWIGIRLMDGAYAGSLVDIRLETLIERAGEVHAVAVDMPLGLVERGWRAADLAARALLGVRRSSVFPIAPRSVWEESDYRAAADHCQELTGNRLSQQAWALKPKLLEARACWLVDERIHEVHPEVSFHSLAGGVSLAYAKKTWRGQNLRRSLLAEAGLVLPDELGEADRVPADDVLDAAVAAWSAHRIALGIAARAPEVPEPDAEGRLVEIRY is encoded by the coding sequence ATGAACGTCCTGGGGGTCGATGCCTGCGGAAAACAGGGGTGGATAGGGATCAGACTCATGGACGGCGCGTACGCGGGCAGCCTGGTGGATATCCGGCTTGAGACGCTGATCGAGCGTGCCGGAGAGGTGCATGCGGTTGCGGTGGACATGCCGTTGGGCCTTGTCGAAAGGGGCTGGCGCGCCGCAGATCTCGCGGCCAGGGCGCTGCTGGGGGTGCGGCGCAGCAGTGTTTTCCCCATCGCGCCGAGGTCGGTGTGGGAGGAGTCGGACTACAGGGCGGCTGCGGACCATTGCCAGGAACTCACCGGTAATCGGCTGAGCCAACAAGCGTGGGCGCTGAAGCCGAAGCTGCTTGAGGCTCGGGCGTGTTGGCTCGTTGATGAGCGAATCCACGAGGTGCACCCCGAGGTGTCCTTCCACTCCTTGGCCGGCGGTGTGTCGCTGGCTTACGCCAAGAAGACCTGGCGCGGCCAGAACCTGCGCCGCTCCCTGCTGGCCGAGGCCGGGCTTGTGCTCCCGGACGAGCTCGGTGAGGCGGATCGCGTTCCTGCGGACGACGTGCTTGATGCCGCTGTCGCGGCGTGGTCGGCGCACAGGATCGCACTCGGGATCGCGGCTCGGGCTCCTGAGGTGCCCGAGCCGGACGCGGAAGGGCGCCTCGTCGAGATTCGGTACTGA
- a CDS encoding ABC transporter substrate-binding protein, which produces MGDQRFGRRAVLQGIAGGTTALAAAGLLTGCGGNVGGAQQPAPADGKPRRGGRLRAAFTGSSTESSSVLQATATPIDYVRARIVWDTIGEIDGSKPVWRIAESVEPNGDATVWTVRVRDGITFSDGRALTAADVLYTLRTFASQPTTQSAFLAGLDAKASKARDKRTVELHLKGADGFFDLALAQSMFVFPEGTKDFAKAPGSGPFVLKQWSRGRSGLLAARKDYWGKGGPYLDEIELLSVTDAEARLNGLKAGQFDYAGALTLPSTRSEANNPRLRISTAPRELWGELSFSMNLSTDPFTHAQAVEAVRYAIDRDAMVRTVTLGKGEVADGVMGRHQSWYDTSLRPVEYDPDRARRLLSSGALKGTKLSIRTSDYEYGPLEAATAFVEQGRKAGLDVAVDKVPAADFYTDMKSLLGAPIKTSFYHPLPLPLALRSYYGPQASYPFTGPSDATLNGLMRAMSAAVGDKRTGAVHDVQQYLYEHGGDAVFVRVPTVAGATQAVRGVQAFGFFDYPSLRDAYLAS; this is translated from the coding sequence GTGGGGGATCAGCGCTTTGGGCGCCGGGCAGTGCTGCAGGGCATCGCCGGAGGGACGACCGCACTCGCGGCCGCCGGGCTGCTCACCGGCTGTGGAGGCAACGTCGGGGGAGCTCAGCAGCCTGCCCCGGCAGACGGCAAGCCGCGGCGCGGCGGCCGGCTGCGCGCGGCCTTCACGGGATCCAGCACGGAGTCGTCCAGCGTCCTGCAGGCGACCGCGACGCCCATCGACTACGTGAGGGCGCGGATCGTGTGGGACACGATCGGTGAGATCGACGGCAGCAAGCCGGTCTGGCGGATCGCCGAGTCCGTCGAGCCCAACGGCGACGCCACGGTGTGGACGGTCCGCGTACGCGACGGCATCACCTTCAGCGACGGCAGGGCCCTGACCGCCGCCGACGTGCTGTACACGCTGCGTACCTTCGCCTCGCAGCCGACCACACAGAGCGCCTTCCTGGCCGGGCTGGACGCCAAGGCGTCCAAGGCGCGGGACAAGCGCACCGTCGAGCTGCACCTGAAGGGCGCGGACGGCTTCTTCGACCTCGCGCTCGCCCAGTCCATGTTCGTCTTTCCGGAGGGCACGAAGGACTTCGCGAAGGCGCCGGGTTCCGGTCCCTTCGTGCTCAAGCAGTGGTCCCGGGGCAGGAGCGGCCTGCTGGCCGCGCGGAAGGATTACTGGGGCAAGGGCGGTCCGTACCTTGACGAGATCGAGCTGCTGTCCGTCACCGACGCCGAGGCCCGGCTGAACGGCCTGAAGGCAGGGCAGTTCGACTACGCCGGTGCGCTCACCCTGCCCAGCACCCGCTCCGAGGCGAACAACCCCCGGCTGCGGATCAGCACCGCGCCGCGCGAGCTGTGGGGCGAACTGTCCTTCTCGATGAACCTGTCGACCGACCCCTTCACCCATGCCCAGGCCGTCGAGGCCGTGCGGTACGCCATCGACCGGGACGCCATGGTCCGCACCGTCACACTGGGCAAGGGCGAGGTGGCCGACGGCGTGATGGGCCGCCACCAGTCCTGGTACGACACCTCCCTGCGGCCCGTCGAGTACGACCCGGACCGGGCGCGGCGGTTGCTGTCCTCGGGCGCACTCAAGGGCACGAAGCTGTCGATCCGCACGAGCGACTACGAGTACGGGCCCCTGGAGGCGGCCACCGCCTTCGTCGAACAGGGTCGGAAGGCGGGCCTGGACGTGGCCGTCGACAAGGTCCCGGCCGCCGACTTCTACACCGACATGAAGTCCCTGCTGGGCGCCCCCATCAAGACCAGCTTCTACCACCCGCTGCCGCTGCCGCTCGCCCTGCGCTCGTACTACGGACCGCAGGCGTCGTACCCCTTCACCGGACCGTCCGACGCCACCCTCAACGGGCTCATGCGCGCCATGTCCGCCGCCGTGGGCGACAAGCGGACCGGCGCCGTGCACGACGTACAGCAGTACCTGTACGAACACGGCGGTGACGCCGTGTTCGTACGCGTGCCTACTGTGGCGGGCGCGACGCAAGCCGTGCGTGGGGTGCAGGCGTTCGGCTTCTTCGACTACCCGTCGCTGCGTGACGCCTACCTCGCCTCGTGA
- a CDS encoding ABC transporter permease yields MTGPRTKHSAAAAWWVLRRAGVAAATLLAASALIFAATQVEPGDAAAARLAGRGASPARIAELRHTLGLNRPAWERYGDWLWSALHGDLGRSYATGEPVSSLITERAGNSLILGLVAAALLVPSAVGLGLWAGLRAGRTADRLVSTGTLALVSLPEFVIGTLLIQILAVGTGWLPAVSVPPTGQGPLSQPQILVLPVLTLLSVCLAQNVRLVRAGVTEAAASDAVRTARLGGVPEHRVVLRWVLPAALVPAIPVLARYLAYLLGGTLVAETLFGYPGLAAALVNATAARDAPVVLGVGMLVAVVTVTLNLLADVLAAALNPAIRRPS; encoded by the coding sequence GTGACCGGACCACGCACGAAACACAGCGCGGCCGCGGCGTGGTGGGTGCTGCGCCGGGCCGGCGTCGCGGCGGCCACGCTGCTCGCCGCCTCCGCGCTGATCTTCGCGGCCACCCAGGTCGAGCCCGGTGACGCTGCCGCCGCACGGCTCGCCGGGCGGGGCGCGAGCCCCGCCCGGATCGCCGAGCTGCGGCACACTCTCGGCCTGAACCGGCCCGCGTGGGAGCGGTACGGCGACTGGTTGTGGAGCGCACTCCATGGTGACCTGGGACGTTCGTATGCCACCGGAGAGCCGGTGTCCTCGCTGATCACCGAACGGGCGGGCAACTCCCTGATCCTGGGCCTGGTCGCCGCCGCGCTGCTGGTGCCCTCGGCCGTCGGACTCGGGCTGTGGGCCGGTCTGCGTGCCGGGCGGACCGCGGACCGGCTGGTGTCCACCGGGACTCTTGCACTGGTCAGTCTGCCCGAGTTCGTCATCGGCACGCTGCTCATCCAGATCCTTGCCGTCGGCACCGGGTGGCTGCCCGCGGTGTCGGTGCCGCCGACCGGTCAGGGGCCGTTGTCCCAGCCGCAGATTCTGGTGCTGCCGGTGCTCACCCTGCTGTCCGTCTGCCTGGCGCAGAACGTCCGCCTGGTCCGGGCGGGTGTGACCGAAGCTGCGGCCTCCGACGCGGTGCGTACGGCCCGGCTCGGCGGTGTGCCCGAGCACCGGGTGGTGCTGCGCTGGGTGCTGCCGGCCGCGCTCGTCCCGGCGATCCCCGTCCTGGCCCGCTATCTCGCCTATCTGCTCGGCGGGACGCTCGTGGCCGAGACGCTCTTCGGCTATCCGGGCCTGGCGGCCGCACTCGTGAACGCCACGGCCGCCCGCGACGCCCCTGTCGTCCTCGGTGTCGGCATGCTGGTCGCCGTCGTGACGGTGACGCTCAACCTGCTGGCGGACGTACTCGCCGCCGCTCTCAACCCCGCAATCAGGAGGCCGAGTTGA
- a CDS encoding zinc-binding alcohol dehydrogenase family protein: protein MRAWVVDGPRPVEEGPLRLVGKPVPVPEDDELLVRVRACGVCRTDLHVIEGDLPTHRLGVTPGHEVVGVVEGFGAAVRDFTVGERVGVAWLRRTDGDCVYCRRRSENLCPASLYTGWDADGGYAEYTTVPAAFAHRLPGELDDIALAPMLCAGIIGYRALRRALLPPGGRLGLYGFGGSAHLCAQVAIAEGATVHVMTRGVAARRLALELGAVSARGAYDVPPEPLDSAILFAPVGDLVPVALRALDRGGVLAIAGIHLSDTPPLHYESDLFYEKELRSVTANTREDAREFLTLAARHGVHATTHAYPLSQADQALTDLKAGRFDGAAVLVNDLS from the coding sequence ATGCGGGCGTGGGTCGTGGACGGGCCCCGGCCGGTAGAGGAGGGTCCCCTCCGGTTGGTCGGGAAGCCCGTTCCGGTGCCCGAGGACGATGAGCTGCTGGTGCGCGTGCGCGCGTGCGGGGTGTGCCGCACGGACTTGCACGTCATCGAGGGTGACCTACCGACGCACCGTCTCGGGGTCACGCCTGGTCACGAGGTGGTCGGTGTGGTCGAGGGCTTCGGGGCCGCTGTGCGGGACTTCACGGTCGGGGAGCGCGTGGGGGTGGCCTGGCTGCGTCGCACCGACGGGGACTGTGTGTACTGCCGGCGGAGGTCCGAGAATCTGTGCCCGGCCTCGCTCTACACGGGCTGGGACGCCGACGGCGGTTACGCCGAGTACACGACGGTGCCGGCCGCCTTTGCGCACCGGCTGCCCGGCGAACTCGACGACATTGCGCTCGCCCCGATGCTGTGCGCAGGCATCATCGGCTATCGCGCGCTGCGCCGGGCGTTGCTGCCGCCGGGTGGGCGTCTCGGGCTGTACGGCTTCGGGGGCAGCGCCCACCTGTGTGCGCAGGTCGCGATCGCCGAGGGTGCCACCGTGCACGTCATGACACGGGGTGTGGCCGCCCGGCGACTGGCTCTGGAACTGGGCGCTGTCTCGGCGCGGGGCGCCTACGATGTGCCGCCCGAGCCGCTGGACAGCGCGATCCTCTTTGCCCCCGTCGGTGACCTGGTACCCGTCGCGCTGCGGGCCCTGGACCGTGGTGGCGTGCTGGCCATCGCCGGCATCCACCTGAGCGACACGCCGCCGTTGCACTACGAGAGCGACCTCTTCTACGAGAAGGAGTTGCGCAGTGTCACCGCCAACACCCGTGAGGACGCCCGGGAGTTCCTGACCCTGGCCGCGCGGCACGGGGTGCACGCGACTACGCACGCCTATCCGCTCTCGCAGGCCGATCAGGCGCTCACGGATCTCAAGGCGGGGCGGTTTGACGGGGCGGCCGTACTCGTGAACGACTTGTCCTGA
- a CDS encoding ATP-binding cassette domain-containing protein, whose protein sequence is MSRSRSGVWLRRRAGTVTAATVLAVVVLLALLGPWLAPHAPGAVLDMPYAPTGGDAPLGTDHLGSDVLSRFLAGGRPLVLSAVGALAVAYLLGAGLGMAAALRGKAVDTAVLRLVDVLLSLPSFLLLSVVVVAVGRGNGGVALATAVVLFPEVVRVVRAATLQALQHDYVEAAVARGESTRYVLVREVLPNLLPVLAADAGVRFVGAAFTVATAAFLGYGAQPPAADWGLMILENRDGLALQPLAVLVPATGILVLLLSANLLVDALLPTARTPPRRRSAPHTATAAEETGALVLRIRDLTVDADGRRVLDGVDLDVPRGRVLALVGPSGSGKTTLALAAFGELGPGLTPVSGEVRLAGRSVLGLRPRRLRSLRARHAAYVPQDPRTSLAPTLRVGAHIGEFLRARGVPRAERPDRIRAALRTVHLPDDDAFLRRRPHELSGGQRQRVALAAALAHDPDLLVLDEPASALDPVTAAALLAELARIRDQGGPAVLLIAHDLAHVAAVADEIAVLEDGRVAERGPAEQLFAALASEPARRLVVAARPARTPRISLGTGDPALSVRGLSAQRGGCTVLDGIGLEVPAGGCLSVVGPSGGGKTTLLRCLAGVHPAWTGELRLGERPLPPGVRSRPREDLRRLQLVPQDPYDSLNPRHTVERIVARPLHLFRPALDAEARRAEVHRLLERVGLTAAHAELRPGQLSGGQRQRAALARALAAEPRVLLCDEATSALDAPTAATVLTLLDELRRDLGLALVVVTHDMTVPVRLGGHLAVLADGRIRESGPVERVVTAPADEVTARLLSALPKVPGPAPYERTLP, encoded by the coding sequence TTGAGCCGCAGTCGTTCCGGCGTGTGGCTGCGTCGCCGGGCGGGCACCGTGACCGCGGCCACGGTGCTCGCCGTGGTCGTGCTGCTCGCCCTGCTCGGCCCCTGGCTCGCCCCGCACGCACCCGGCGCCGTCCTGGACATGCCGTACGCGCCGACCGGCGGTGACGCCCCCCTGGGCACCGACCATCTCGGCTCCGACGTGCTCAGCCGCTTCCTGGCCGGGGGGCGGCCACTGGTGCTGTCGGCGGTGGGCGCCCTTGCCGTCGCCTACCTGCTCGGCGCGGGGCTGGGCATGGCCGCCGCCCTGCGCGGCAAGGCCGTCGACACGGCCGTGCTGCGGCTGGTGGACGTGCTGCTCAGCCTGCCGTCGTTCCTGTTGCTCAGTGTGGTCGTGGTGGCCGTGGGGCGGGGGAACGGCGGGGTGGCGCTCGCGACCGCGGTGGTCCTCTTCCCCGAGGTCGTCCGCGTCGTGAGGGCGGCCACACTGCAGGCGCTCCAGCACGACTACGTGGAGGCCGCCGTCGCGCGCGGCGAGTCGACCCGGTACGTGCTCGTCCGCGAGGTGTTGCCCAACCTGCTGCCGGTGCTCGCCGCCGATGCCGGGGTGCGGTTCGTGGGTGCGGCGTTCACGGTCGCCACCGCCGCGTTCCTCGGCTACGGCGCCCAACCACCGGCCGCGGACTGGGGATTGATGATCCTGGAGAACCGGGACGGGCTCGCGCTCCAGCCGCTCGCCGTCCTCGTTCCGGCGACGGGCATCCTGGTACTGCTGCTGAGCGCCAATCTCCTCGTCGACGCGCTGCTGCCGACCGCCCGGACGCCCCCACGGCGCCGGAGCGCACCGCACACCGCGACGGCTGCCGAGGAGACCGGCGCACTGGTGCTGCGCATCCGGGACCTGACCGTCGATGCGGACGGCCGCCGTGTCCTGGACGGGGTCGACCTCGACGTGCCGCGAGGCCGGGTCCTTGCCCTCGTGGGTCCCTCGGGGTCCGGCAAGACGACGCTGGCGCTGGCCGCGTTCGGTGAGCTTGGCCCCGGGCTGACGCCGGTGTCCGGTGAGGTGCGGCTGGCGGGGCGGTCCGTGCTCGGGCTGCGGCCCCGGCGACTGCGCAGCCTGCGCGCCCGGCACGCGGCGTACGTCCCCCAGGATCCGCGCACCTCCCTGGCGCCGACGCTGCGCGTGGGCGCCCACATCGGCGAGTTCCTGCGGGCGCGTGGAGTGCCACGTGCCGAGCGGCCCGACCGCATCCGCGCCGCCCTGCGTACGGTGCACCTCCCCGACGACGACGCGTTCCTGCGGCGCCGCCCGCACGAGCTCTCCGGCGGACAGCGGCAGCGCGTGGCCCTGGCCGCCGCGCTGGCCCATGACCCGGACCTGCTGGTCCTCGACGAACCCGCCAGCGCCCTCGACCCCGTCACCGCCGCCGCACTCCTGGCGGAACTCGCACGCATCCGGGACCAGGGCGGTCCGGCGGTCCTCCTGATCGCCCATGACCTGGCACATGTCGCGGCAGTGGCCGACGAGATCGCCGTGCTGGAGGACGGCCGGGTGGCGGAACGAGGCCCGGCCGAGCAGTTGTTCGCCGCACTGGCGAGCGAGCCCGCCCGGCGCCTTGTGGTCGCCGCCCGGCCGGCCCGGACGCCTCGGATCTCGCTCGGCACCGGTGATCCCGCCCTGTCCGTGCGCGGCCTCTCCGCTCAGCGTGGCGGGTGCACCGTGCTCGACGGCATCGGCCTGGAGGTCCCGGCCGGTGGCTGCCTGTCGGTGGTGGGCCCCTCCGGCGGCGGCAAGACCACCCTGCTCCGCTGCCTCGCCGGGGTCCACCCGGCGTGGACCGGTGAACTCCGCCTTGGCGAGCGGCCGTTGCCGCCCGGCGTGAGGTCGCGTCCGCGCGAGGACCTGCGCCGGCTCCAGCTCGTACCGCAGGACCCGTACGACTCCCTCAACCCGCGCCACACCGTGGAGCGGATCGTCGCAAGACCCCTGCATCTGTTCCGGCCGGCCCTCGACGCCGAAGCGCGTCGCGCCGAAGTACACCGCCTCCTGGAACGTGTCGGTCTGACCGCCGCCCACGCCGAGCTGCGCCCCGGACAGCTTTCCGGCGGCCAGCGCCAACGAGCCGCGCTGGCCAGGGCCTTGGCCGCCGAGCCCCGGGTGCTGCTGTGCGACGAGGCGACCAGCGCACTGGACGCCCCGACCGCGGCCACCGTCCTGACACTGCTCGATGAGCTGCGCCGCGACCTCGGACTCGCTCTGGTCGTCGTCACCCACGACATGACCGTGCCGGTACGCCTCGGCGGCCACCTCGCGGTCCTCGCCGACGGCCGGATCAGGGAGTCGGGCCCCGTCGAACGCGTCGTGACAGCCCCGGCCGACGAGGTCACCGCCCGACTCCTGTCAGCCCTGCCCAAGGTGCCGGGCCCGGCGCCGTACGAGAGGACCCTTCCGTGA
- a CDS encoding ATP-binding cassette domain-containing protein, with protein MRRRHAGRAGGGPHRRLSRLLTGLYLPSSGAVTWDGTDLAQADPAGVWAKVGLVPQDYTRWPMDLRANIQLGQPRAEDDGPLLEAVRAASADGVIDKAPYGLDTLVASSNWGGTDVSGGQWQRIAVARAFHRDAAMLMLDEPTPAMDPRAQHLVIRRFKQLAKGKAAVFVTHTWRTRASRTASSSSTAAGSRNRAISTPSPMRPDCSPSCTNLLKTGEDRRPLLKASSRWDRRQGPFCTTSTGSGRSLKPPLRGRHRHQRTADARVPGDSAGRTPNWPYPAALTAMRTAAEDASRGRRAKRSEAAVGHEE; from the coding sequence GTGCGGCGACGTCACGCAGGGCGTGCTGGCGGCGGCCCGCATCGCCGGCTCTCCCGCCTCCTGACCGGGCTCTACCTGCCCAGCTCGGGGGCGGTCACCTGGGACGGGACCGACCTTGCCCAGGCCGACCCGGCCGGCGTGTGGGCGAAGGTCGGCCTCGTGCCGCAGGACTACACCCGCTGGCCCATGGACCTGCGCGCCAACATCCAGCTCGGCCAGCCCAGAGCAGAGGACGACGGCCCGCTGCTGGAAGCCGTCCGCGCGGCCAGCGCGGACGGCGTCATCGACAAGGCTCCGTATGGGCTGGACACCCTCGTCGCGAGCTCGAACTGGGGCGGCACCGATGTCTCGGGCGGGCAGTGGCAGCGGATCGCGGTCGCTCGAGCCTTCCATCGCGACGCCGCCATGCTGATGCTCGACGAGCCCACCCCCGCGATGGACCCGCGCGCCCAGCACCTGGTGATCCGCCGCTTCAAGCAGCTCGCCAAGGGCAAAGCCGCCGTCTTCGTCACCCACACCTGGAGAACGCGCGCATCGCGGACCGCATCATCGTCCTCGACCGCGGCAGGATCGCGGAATCGGGCAATTTCGACTCCCTCCCCGATGCGTCCGGATTGTTCGCCGAGCTGTACGAACTTGCTCAAGACCGGTGAGGACCGCCGTCCGCTCCTGAAGGCTTCGTCTCGCTGGGACCGGCGACAGGGACCATTCTGTACGACGTCTACTGGCTCTGGCCGCTCGCTCAAGCCACCCCTGCGCGGGCGGCACCGTCATCAGCGGACTGCCGATGCTCGTGTACCAGGAGACTCGGCAGGTCGAACTCCGAACTGGCCGTACCCCGCTGCCCTGACCGCGATGCGCACCGCAGCGGAAGACGCCAGCCGCGGCCGCCGGGCCAAACGATCGGAAGCCGCCGTAGGCCACGAAGAGTGA